The following proteins come from a genomic window of Mesotoga infera:
- a CDS encoding winged helix-turn-helix transcriptional regulator, translated as MYAPSLMIKVSELYYFKKCSQREIAEALKISVPTVSRILQEAIDSGIVKVQITNILNRVTQMEESLKKKYGLEGAVVVETPLDHDDWHIKKLLGKKASELFFEIASPGSKIGIGAGGSIFEMIESFDGEKSIPGIQLIPLMGGWGLQNLQNETNKLVGSMASILRCTFQLLLAPAIASSEKVKNVFLNEPQISAIVQMWDDLDTAIFSVGPEIEHSIFPSIVERPGSVEEIKEKGAVGDIVGRIIDRNGEEMNIDFNRRMIAIPFEKLIAIKNRVGIGGGSRKIRSVSAAIRKGIVNYLITDSETCKYILENGGKGL; from the coding sequence ATGTACGCGCCCTCTTTGATGATAAAGGTCTCTGAGCTCTACTACTTCAAGAAGTGTTCTCAGAGGGAAATAGCTGAAGCTCTTAAGATCTCTGTTCCTACTGTGTCTCGAATCCTTCAGGAAGCTATTGACAGTGGAATTGTGAAGGTTCAGATCACCAATATATTGAACAGGGTTACGCAGATGGAAGAGTCTCTGAAAAAAAAGTATGGCCTTGAGGGAGCCGTTGTGGTAGAAACTCCTCTTGACCATGATGACTGGCACATAAAGAAGCTCTTGGGAAAGAAAGCAAGTGAACTTTTTTTCGAGATTGCTTCTCCGGGCAGCAAAATAGGAATCGGAGCGGGAGGAAGCATTTTTGAAATGATAGAGTCCTTTGATGGTGAGAAGAGCATACCGGGTATTCAACTAATTCCACTGATGGGCGGATGGGGATTGCAGAATCTTCAGAATGAAACAAACAAATTGGTTGGTTCTATGGCTTCGATATTGAGGTGCACTTTTCAACTTCTTCTTGCGCCGGCGATAGCAAGCAGCGAAAAGGTAAAGAACGTTTTCCTTAATGAACCTCAAATTTCGGCAATAGTGCAGATGTGGGATGATCTTGACACAGCGATATTCTCAGTAGGACCTGAAATTGAGCACAGTATTTTCCCTTCGATTGTTGAGCGCCCCGGCAGTGTTGAAGAAATCAAGGAAAAAGGCGCTGTGGGGGACATTGTGGGAAGAATCATCGATAGAAATGGTGAGGAGATGAATATCGATTTTAATCGTCGCATGATAGCGATTCCATTTGAGAAGCTTATTGCCATAAAAAATAGAGTTGGAATTGGAGGAGGTTCTAGAAAGATTAGAAGTGTGAGTGCCGCAATAAGGAAGGGAATTGTGAATTATCTGATTACCGATTCAGAGACATGCAAATATATTCTCGAAAACGGAGGTAAAGGACTGTGA